The genomic segment TGGTTTTCTAAGCCGCCTATGCGGCGGTTCACTTCATCCCGCTTGCCATTATCGGCGGCATGGATTTCTAAGCCGCCTATGCGGCGGTTCACATTGAAGTGATGTGGTCTAGGCCAAGGAGGCATTTCTAAGCCGCCTATGCGGCGGTTCACATTAACACAACCACCAACCGGATTGACATCAATTTCTAAGCCGCCTATGCGGCGGTTCACTAGAATATTTAGTTATAACATTCTGTTAAAACAAAAAGTTACGCTGATATTGGCAACAATACCTTCCACTATAGATGCATCAGCTAACAATTTGAATTTATGAAGTAAATTATCAAAACTCCAGGACCAAGGTTAATCAAAAGTATTCCACCCCAGCGGAAGAATTTATGCCAAAGGTGTTGAATCTCCCTTGGCCGGGAGAATCCAGAAAATGACGTTTTATATAGAATGGATAAACATTATTACCCGTGCTTGTACTGCGGATCACGAAAAAGGGGCAGTCAGGAAAAAAATCTTGCTTATAATCAGCGTAGAACTCCTCTGCCTCTTCCCTGGTCATATCATGTCGTTTCATCCTCCTTCTTATGAGTTTTTCTTTACCATGGTCATGTCTGAGCCTGGAATAGGCAACGTAACCTTTAATCCTTGATCCGGGTATCGGCCGTGGTGCAGTAACGTGCAGATAGTCCCGCAGATTGGACAGGGCGCCTGGAATATCCATGGAGGAAAAGTCTTTCTCCCAACCATGGACATATACCTTGTCTCCAAGCACGGGTCCGTCCTCGTCATATCCAGGAAAGGACACGCCAAAAGGAACTGTTTCCCGGCTGTCCTTTATCCGGACAAAATGATTGTGCAAGGCCTGCATAACATGACTCATCAACACCGGACCGGTTACTCCGGACCCCTCATCAGGTATCAAGCTGATCTGGACATACTTTCGCATGGCATTAATCACCCCCCTCTCCAAACACACCGCCCCTGACCAGCATGGCCATCATGTATTTCTGATCGTTGATATCAAGTTCGCTCAAACCCTGCTGCACGGCCTTGTCAAACAAGGTGTAAAAATCATTATTCTTTGGTTCCCGATAAGCCTTTCCTTCATTAGTAACCGCTCCATAAGAATTAATAGAAATAGGCTTGTCCGCCTCTGGATGATACCAGTCATCAATGGTGTGAATTGCGTTGGTCACTTTCTGAGGATGCAGGGCGGCTGCCTGGAAGTCCTTGCCCTGATATTTATAATTCGCCTGAAAAAGATGCTTGCTTTTCTTGCCCTTGCCCCTGGAATTATCCAATACTAACTCCTGGCTTGGATAAACCTCCATCCCTGGAAAACGCTTTACGCAGGCATCTATCTCCAGATTGATATGACTATTTTGACCGGACAGCACGTCAGCCATTTTCTTGCCCAACTCATTAGTTTTTTTTCCCACTTCATCTTCCAACTCGCCGAATTTCGTAAGAGGAATATTTAAAAATACATAGTCCTTGCCATCAGCTTTTATCGTTATTTCAATCTGTTCTGCTCCCAAGCGGTTACGCCACAGGAAACGGCCGTTGGCCAGATTAACAGCATATCTCCTGGCAAGCTCCATAAACCGGTCATTTTTGGCAAACTCGGAAACAATTCCCTCGATTTTTTTCTTCACAGCGGGGTTGTTGCAAGCGCACGGCTCCACTTTTCCAGCCACCTGGATATTAAAACGGACCCTGAGGGTGTCTTCGTCCATGCCCAAGGCGCAGTAGTCAACAGTCTGCAAGTTTGGATTCTCAATACTCGCTTCCACTTTGGTCTGATTTTGATCCTTGTCCTTCAAGCGATTATCAATCACTCCCCGTACTGATTTTTCCTGAATAGGCAGGGGGCGACCAATACCATTTTTTCTTTCATCCCATTTAACACCGAAAAAAAGTGCATTGGAGCTGGACAAACGGCGGTCAAAAGCCAATACAGATGCCTTGTTTTCGTTTTTTGCCATGACTATTCTCCTTTATTTTGATTTGTATAAACATACATTCCATGGGCTTCGTCCACGCTCGGCTGCCATAGAACTTCTCTCAGCCTACCAAGACGAATGGGCATAACAAACTCGCCCAATGTAATTACATTCTCTGCAAAACAATGCAGGCATTCAGGGTCGCGCTGATTTTTAACCTGCCCTGTTTCGGATATAGCCCTGTAGCCGACAGCGATGGGAACAAGCCATCCCGGTTCTTCAGTTTTTCTGCGCCAGCCAACAGTTTGTCCGTTCTCATCCTCCTCACGACGTATTTCCAGATGATCCAGTAAAGCATCCAGAGCGTCCTTACCGTCTTCCATCAATTCTTCTATCAGATCTCTCCTTTCAACAAGGGCAAAGCCGGGCATGAGCAGGCGCAGCAAACGCTTTTCATCCGCCTCATCACCGCAGTTCCGGCAAACAATATTTTCCGCGCCCCAGATCGTTCCTCCGGCAAAACGCATGCTGGGCAAAAGATCTTGCACATCTCTCTTCAACTCACTGAAGTTCAAACCTTCACCCTGGATTTTAATTATCAAGGAAACCCGCATGTCCGCCTTACCCTCCTCAATAAACGGAACACCCTTAAGAAGCCCATTTTTGTCTTTTTCAACGTGTTTCTTGAGATAAGGCGGGTTCTTGCTCAGAGAAAGCCTTGCCTGCCATCCAGTTTTCCGAACACGTGGCTCAAAAAAATGGCAGGACACACCTGCCAGGGGTAGAAGAATCCCAGGATACCCTGATTGCAGCTTTCTCTGCAGGGCATGGACAAATCCCATAATCGCTGGAATCCCAGGGAAGCCATTGACTATGGGAGAGGAATCCATGCTTGCCTCGGTCACATCCATTTTCTGAATTACAAGATAGCTATCCATCAAGATACTCCTTGGCCAATTTGGCTGTCTCCCTGAAAAATGCTTCACCCGGTTCAATTTTCTTTTTTTGTGGATCAGAATGAACCATCCTCTCAAAAGTCCGGCAAATAAAGCGGCTGATCTGCGCTGCTATTTCCTCCTGCCAGTCTGCGCTCTGAACCATGTCATCTTCGTGAGCAACTGGAGCATAAGGATCAAGCCATGCTTTCTGGGCCGGGGGCAGTGCAGCGTATTTGTGTTCCAGGGACCAGCCAGGATCGGCACTGGATATGATTTTCTCCGCAGGCCATATTACTCCACGTTCAATTATTGCCCGAAGAATGCCCTTCTTTTTTCTGCGTGCCCAATGGGTATTGGGATCTTGGAGTAAAGACGAATAGAGCGAAATGAACAGATGGCCAACTCCTTTTTGAGCTTCCTGGGGATTTTTAGGGAGGTAGACCCTGATTTGGTTGAAAAAATTGCGCTTTGGCAATTCATAGTCCCTTCCAAGCGAGGGCGGAAGACATGTCAGCACCCTTACATTGCCGCCGTTTTCATTATTCAGATGGCTGACATTTTGCGGCTTTGTCCCGCCATATTTTCTCACCCAGTGATCCACAAATGAAATCCGGACATTATACTCTTTGTTGTTTTCTATTCTAGTATCCCACTCGCGAGAGTTTATCCGGGACTTCATTTCCCAGATAAGCACGGAACAGGGCAGCAGGGTCATCAGTCTGTACTGGCCATTTTCCAGGGGCAGATAAACCTGTTTAAGCTTAAAATCAGTTCGTGAAGAGAATTTGCCCTGTTTTTCTCTTTCCTGAAAATTTTCCGCCCATCTTTTCAATTCTTTTTCATCAACTGAGGCAATACGCTGTAAATCTGAAGAACCATGCTCTAAGTGCTCCCTTACTGTCCTGCCATCCTGCATCATTGCTTCCATGGTCTTGGAATGTGGCAGGTAAACTGCATTGCCTGTTGCATAATCTTTCAATTCTGCCTTAAAATTGCCGAAACAAACATACCCGCCTTCACATTTTGAATTCTCGCAGAGGATAGACATATCATCCTTAGCCTGGGGATGAGTATACTTCCCGATATGGGTAGCCGGGCGCATCATATTTTTCAGCTCCCGGGCAAGGTTCTCCCTGAGCATCTCGCCAGGGTCCTTTTTTTTCTGTGCGGCCAATTCTTCCAATGTTTGCGGCATAAGCTCACCTCCTTTTGGTTTATTCAAACAGGCTTCCAAAATCCTTTTCCTGCCACAAGCCAAGGTCAGGATTAAATTTAAGCGCTTTCTGCCCGGCCTCCAACATGTAGTCAGGCACTGAGATCTCTCCAAACTTGGTTGCGGCCTGATTAACAGTTAGCCCTAATTCCTGACCGATGTCCTCAAGCTGGGAATAATAGTTTACCGGCAACCAGAGACGCTTTTTCTCTTTCCAGCTCAAGCCCACGTGCTGAAAATTCACAATATCAAACAAGATGAATTTTCCTGAGTCATCCTTTTTATAAAACTTTTCCCTCAGATCTGGCTCTTCTGGAAAAATAAAAAAGTTTTGCTCACGACTTCCCTTTCTGAACGGTCTTGCCCTTTGAGCAATATCTGTCAGATAATATGGCCCATACAGCCACCCGGACACTTTTTTGTAATCACTGTTTTCTCCCTGGGTTAAAAACGAATCCAGGCTGACATGTTCTAGGTGAAGAAGACTTTTCTGTGGATTTGGTTTGCTGATGCGGCCGATTCTCATTCCAGAATCAATCCGTTCGTTTATCATGTGCTCATCCAGGATTTCACGCAGGTCATGACTTTCCAGGCTTAATTCTCCTGATTCGTAACCTGGGCGTGTGTAAGCAATCTTTTCCTTGAGCAAGGCCCGGATATTGTGGCTCAGAACAACGACGTTCGGCGCATTAAGCCTTTGTCTTTTTCTATGTCTGAGGACACGACCTGCCATCTGTACCAGGGACCTGACCGAAGAAGGCTCCAGCACGGCCCAGTCAAAATCATGATCCCGGCCGACTTCCTCCACCGGAGTGGCCACAACTATGAACAGAATGTTCTTTTTCCTTGTCTGCTTAATATGCTTGTATACCTCTGGGTGTTCACAGGCCTTTTCCGGATTCTTGCGCTTGAGTACCGCGTCAAGCATTTTTTCAATATAGTGGCGAGAGATAAGCGGGAACCTGGAATGATATGGAAGAACCTTGATCTCTGTATCCGGAGGAAGATCCGCCTGCAGAAAAAAACGAGCCATTTTCACACATGGTGTAATATTGGCCATGCGCACCACGCCAAAAGACACATTTTTGTTCCTGTAAACACCGGCATGCTGACTGTGGAGTTCCAGTACTGAGTCCAGGACCTGACCGGTAAAATTGTCCACGCTGACAGGCTGGATTGCCCCCTTGCGTTTAACCGGCTGCTTCCGGATTTTTTTGATGCGCAAGGCAGTAAACCTGTCATGTTGTTTTGAAAACTCTGAACCATTTCCAAAGCTGGCAACCCTGGCCCCCATGGTTTCATCAACCCAGGAGCACAACACTTCCTTTTTCCGGCCCCTGGTGTGGGCAAACAGCCTCCAGCCTCCCAGGTAGGAATTAAAGGCACCCTCAGCCACGGCAGGAGGTATGGTAGCAGAGGACAAGAGCACGTTGCGGCCGAGCATTCCGGCTAGATGCACCAAGCGCAGGATGGCCACCAGATCGCTTCCGTCAAAGTCATCCACTTCATCAATAACCAGGTCAGCAGAAAGCATCCGCAACCAAGGCAGAATGTGTCTGCCCCTGCTCACCCCTTCAGTAGCCCCCATGACATGATCAATGGTGCAGACCAGTACCGGGCTGTACAGGATCTGTCTGGCCTGGTGGGTAGCCAGCTTGGTGGACAACTTTTCATCCAGCACATTGGAAGAAAAGATCACCTCTTTCCAATCCGAATAAATATTCCAGCCTGGCTCATCGCGGTCACTTTCCTGATTATTTCGCAATTCGTGCAAATCTCTGAAGGGTCTTGAGCCTACAACTACGGCCAATTCTGAACTGTCCAGGCCGATGCGGTCCCGGTATTCATCCCCGGTCTGCAAAGTCAAACTTCGAAGTCCCAGCGCAAGGGTATATCTCAACCTTCCACCCTGGATAGCATTCATAACCTTGGCATTACCAAAAGTCTTGCCTGTGCCGGTGCTGGCCATGTTCAGGCAAAACACACCTCTTTGCCCTATTCCGGATTCTTTTACACTTTTGCGTACCCTGTCCGCAGCCCGGTCCTGCCAGACAAAATCACCTTTTGATTTCCTCTCAATCGCCTCGGTAGATTCCACACATGCAAGTCTTTGTTCAAAATAGGGGAACAAGTGGCAAAGGGAGAGCGCCTCGGTGGTTGCGTCAAGCAAATGAGAATCAAGCAGGACCGGGGAAGAACCGATTCCCTTTTTCAAGGACTTAGCCCACAGCGCATCTGGCTTGTCGCTTCCTTTGGCTGAATGATTGTTCTCCTTTTTGTTCTTTTCCTGACTTTCCGCCTTGTGGGAGGATTCATGATCGCCGATCATCAAAGCGGTTCGAGCTAATACAGCCATCTGCCGTAGGGACTTGCCCCACTCTGCGTTAAGGAATACTTCTTTTTGCACAAGATTCTTCCCCCGCGCGGCCCATTTAGCAGCCCTCTTGGTCCAGAGGGAGGACCGGCAGGGAAGCCCACGAGAAAAAGACCATCCGCAATGTGTCTCGACCTGCTTCTTCAAAAAACCCCATTCAGAATTCACCGAATGTAGAAGCGATTCATGAAGGCTACACGGCGAAAGCGAACCATCTTTTGGATGGGGCAATAAATGATGGCTCAATATCAGCCAACCTATCAAAATAGAGAGGGGATCTTGCAGGGCCTTGAAGGGAAAACAGTCTTGTTCAAGACAGACACCAGCCCGGTTAATCAACTCCTTTTCCATTGAGACATGGGGGTGTTGCAGATCAGAAAACCATTCTTGCGGCTCCCTGCCCCGGACAAATGCGGCCCAAAAAAGAAGAGAAACAAACTCATGTCGCAGATAGTCGGTATGTCTGTTCTCCCGCAACAAATCCTGGAAAGCATCCCATGCCTTGCCCCAGTCGTGAAACAGTCCGGCCAGTGCCACGCATAATTTTATCGCCTCCAGATAATGCCAGTCGTTATCTAACTGTTTGATTGAATCAATCCGGGAGTAATTCGTGGGGACTATCCCATACCGGTTGAATTTTCTTTTGTTCCCGATAACCCACAACAGCCTGGTATTTCCATATCCAACAAC from the Desulfonatronovibrio hydrogenovorans DSM 9292 genome contains:
- the cas6f gene encoding type I-F CRISPR-associated endoribonuclease Cas6/Csy4; this translates as MINAMRKYVQISLIPDEGSGVTGPVLMSHVMQALHNHFVRIKDSRETVPFGVSFPGYDEDGPVLGDKVYVHGWEKDFSSMDIPGALSNLRDYLHVTAPRPIPGSRIKGYVAYSRLRHDHGKEKLIRRRMKRHDMTREEAEEFYADYKQDFFPDCPFFVIRSTSTGNNVYPFYIKRHFLDSPGQGRFNTFGINSSAGVEYF
- the csy3 gene encoding type I-F CRISPR-associated protein Csy3, whose protein sequence is MAKNENKASVLAFDRRLSSSNALFFGVKWDERKNGIGRPLPIQEKSVRGVIDNRLKDKDQNQTKVEASIENPNLQTVDYCALGMDEDTLRVRFNIQVAGKVEPCACNNPAVKKKIEGIVSEFAKNDRFMELARRYAVNLANGRFLWRNRLGAEQIEITIKADGKDYVFLNIPLTKFGELEDEVGKKTNELGKKMADVLSGQNSHINLEIDACVKRFPGMEVYPSQELVLDNSRGKGKKSKHLFQANYKYQGKDFQAAALHPQKVTNAIHTIDDWYHPEADKPISINSYGAVTNEGKAYREPKNNDFYTLFDKAVQQGLSELDINDQKYMMAMLVRGGVFGEGGD
- the csy2 gene encoding type I-F CRISPR-associated protein Csy2, coding for MDSYLVIQKMDVTEASMDSSPIVNGFPGIPAIMGFVHALQRKLQSGYPGILLPLAGVSCHFFEPRVRKTGWQARLSLSKNPPYLKKHVEKDKNGLLKGVPFIEEGKADMRVSLIIKIQGEGLNFSELKRDVQDLLPSMRFAGGTIWGAENIVCRNCGDEADEKRLLRLLMPGFALVERRDLIEELMEDGKDALDALLDHLEIRREEDENGQTVGWRRKTEEPGWLVPIAVGYRAISETGQVKNQRDPECLHCFAENVITLGEFVMPIRLGRLREVLWQPSVDEAHGMYVYTNQNKGE
- a CDS encoding type I-F CRISPR-associated protein Csy1, translating into MPQTLEELAAQKKKDPGEMLRENLARELKNMMRPATHIGKYTHPQAKDDMSILCENSKCEGGYVCFGNFKAELKDYATGNAVYLPHSKTMEAMMQDGRTVREHLEHGSSDLQRIASVDEKELKRWAENFQEREKQGKFSSRTDFKLKQVYLPLENGQYRLMTLLPCSVLIWEMKSRINSREWDTRIENNKEYNVRISFVDHWVRKYGGTKPQNVSHLNNENGGNVRVLTCLPPSLGRDYELPKRNFFNQIRVYLPKNPQEAQKGVGHLFISLYSSLLQDPNTHWARRKKKGILRAIIERGVIWPAEKIISSADPGWSLEHKYAALPPAQKAWLDPYAPVAHEDDMVQSADWQEEIAAQISRFICRTFERMVHSDPQKKKIEPGEAFFRETAKLAKEYLDG
- the cas3f gene encoding type I-F CRISPR-associated helicase Cas3f; amino-acid sequence: MIVFFVSECEKKARKRTVQILDSFAERVGKSTWKTRLTMEGLKTIKLLLSRNASRHTAVACHRVVGYGNTRLLWVIGNKRKFNRYGIVPTNYSRIDSIKQLDNDWHYLEAIKLCVALAGLFHDWGKAWDAFQDLLRENRHTDYLRHEFVSLLFWAAFVRGREPQEWFSDLQHPHVSMEKELINRAGVCLEQDCFPFKALQDPLSILIGWLILSHHLLPHPKDGSLSPCSLHESLLHSVNSEWGFLKKQVETHCGWSFSRGLPCRSSLWTKRAAKWAARGKNLVQKEVFLNAEWGKSLRQMAVLARTALMIGDHESSHKAESQEKNKKENNHSAKGSDKPDALWAKSLKKGIGSSPVLLDSHLLDATTEALSLCHLFPYFEQRLACVESTEAIERKSKGDFVWQDRAADRVRKSVKESGIGQRGVFCLNMASTGTGKTFGNAKVMNAIQGGRLRYTLALGLRSLTLQTGDEYRDRIGLDSSELAVVVGSRPFRDLHELRNNQESDRDEPGWNIYSDWKEVIFSSNVLDEKLSTKLATHQARQILYSPVLVCTIDHVMGATEGVSRGRHILPWLRMLSADLVIDEVDDFDGSDLVAILRLVHLAGMLGRNVLLSSATIPPAVAEGAFNSYLGGWRLFAHTRGRKKEVLCSWVDETMGARVASFGNGSEFSKQHDRFTALRIKKIRKQPVKRKGAIQPVSVDNFTGQVLDSVLELHSQHAGVYRNKNVSFGVVRMANITPCVKMARFFLQADLPPDTEIKVLPYHSRFPLISRHYIEKMLDAVLKRKNPEKACEHPEVYKHIKQTRKKNILFIVVATPVEEVGRDHDFDWAVLEPSSVRSLVQMAGRVLRHRKRQRLNAPNVVVLSHNIRALLKEKIAYTRPGYESGELSLESHDLREILDEHMINERIDSGMRIGRISKPNPQKSLLHLEHVSLDSFLTQGENSDYKKVSGWLYGPYYLTDIAQRARPFRKGSREQNFFIFPEEPDLREKFYKKDDSGKFILFDIVNFQHVGLSWKEKKRLWLPVNYYSQLEDIGQELGLTVNQAATKFGEISVPDYMLEAGQKALKFNPDLGLWQEKDFGSLFE